In the genome of Physeter macrocephalus isolate SW-GA chromosome 20, ASM283717v5, whole genome shotgun sequence, one region contains:
- the PWWP2B gene encoding PWWP domain-containing protein 2B isoform X3: MQLGTGPPPPPSGDQAPETVSPEPPLLPAGSLPPFPPYFEGAPFPPPLWLRNTYGQWVPQPPPRGIKRTRRRLSRNRDPGHLALSPIRLRPRQVLCEKCKSTLSPPEASPGPPAIPRPRREPRKAEDPDGGGDTAAKRSKRERRQEARARVPRSPVIKISYSTPQGTGEVVEIPSRVHGSLEPFCPPQAPPGGPDPEAPASIPKLKLTRPLPPSAAPPPPKIRLKPHRPGAGEQEPVYRAELVEELKGCGRGPRAGSPAPLADGSARSGLADSSSGSSGEDDDFKGCPRGEHGRDGLAFLAACPRGTGCAGVSVWSSDSLDESKSSSSEVTSPDLCDLSSGDGASVPASSKDAQPTVPPLTVRLHTQSVSKCVTEDGRTVAVGDIVWGKVHGFPWWPARVLDISLSQKEDGEPSWQEAKVSWFGSPTTSFLSISKLSPFSEFFKLRFNRKKKGMYRKAITEAANAAQHVAPEIRELLTQFET; encoded by the coding sequence ATGCAGCTGGGGACAGGCCCCCCGCCACCTCCCAGTGGGGACCAGGCCCCTGAGACCGTCAGCCCCGAGCCGCCCCTGCTGCCCGCCGGAAGCCTGCCCCCGTTCCCGCCCTATTTTGAAGgcgcccccttccctcccccgctCTGGCTGAGGAACACGTACGGGCAGTGGGTGCCGCAGCCGCCCCCCCGGGGCATCAAGAGGACACGGAGGCGCCTGTCCCGCAACCGCGACCCTGGCCACCTGGCCCTGAGTCCCATCCGCCTGCGGCCCCgccaggtgctctgtgagaagtGCAAGAGCACCCTGAGCCCCCCGGAGGCCAGCCCCGGCCCCCCGGCCATCCCCCGGCCCCGCAGGGAGCCCCGGAAGGCTGAGGACCCCGACGGTGGGGGTGACACCGCCGCCAAGAGGAGCAAGAGGGAGAGGCGGCAGGAGGCGCGGGCCCGGGTCCCCCGGAGCCCGGTCATCAAGATCTCCTACAGCACGCCCCAGGGCACCGGCGAGGTGGTGGAGATCCCCTCCCGCGTGCACGGCTCACTGGAGCCCTTCTGCCCCCCGCAGGCCCCGCCCGGAGGCCCGGACCCCGAGGCGCCTGCCTCCATCCCCAAGCTGAAGCTGACGCGGCCCCTGCCCCCCAGCGCTGCCCCGCCGCCCCCCAAGATCCGCCTGAAGCCCCACCGCCCGGGGGCTGGCGAGCAGGAGCCCGTCTACAGGGCCGAGCTGGTGGAGGAGCTCAAGGGCTGTGGTCGCGGCCCCCGGGCCGGGTCACCCGCGCCCCTGGCTGACGGCTCTGCCCGCTCTGGGCTGGCGGACTCGTCTTCTGGAAGCTCCGGCGAGGACGACGACTTCAAGGGGTGTCCCCGAGGTGAACACGGGCGTGACGGCCTGGCTTTTCTCGCCGCCTGCCCCCGGGGAACTGGCTGTGCCGGCGTGTCGGTGTGGAGTAGCGACAGCCTGGACGAGTCCAAATCGTCCAGCTCGGAAGTGACGTCGCCAGACCTGTGTGACCTCTCGTCTGGCGACGGTGCGTCTGTGCCGGCCTCGTCCAAGGATGCGCAGCCGACGGTCCCACCCCTGACGGTCAGGCTGCACACACAGAGCGTCTCCAAGTGCGTTACCGAGGATGGAAGGACCGTGGCCGTAGGGGACATCGTGTGGGGTAAGGTTCATGGTTTTCCTTGGTGGCCAGCACGTGTCCTGGACATCAGTCTTAGCCAGAAGGAGGACGGGGAGCCCTCCTGGCAAGAAGCGAAAGTCTCATGGTTTGGTTCTCCAACTACATCGTTCTTGTCTATTTCAAAACTCTCCCCTTTCTCTGAATTTTTCAAACTGAGATTTAACCGTAAGAAGAAGGGGATGTATCGGAAAGCTATAACAGAGGCTGCCAATGCCGCCCAACACGTGGCCCCGGAGATAAGGGAGCTCTTAACCCAGTTTGAAACGTAA
- the PWWP2B gene encoding PWWP domain-containing protein 2B isoform X2, translated as MEPRAGCRLPVRVEQVVNGALLVTVSCGERSFAGILLDCTKKSGLFGLPPSAPPPQAQDPPVNGCHGPAATEGAAEAMQLGTGPPPPPSGDQAPETVSPEPPLLPAGSLPPFPPYFEGAPFPPPLWLRNTYGQWVPQPPPRGIKRTRRRLSRNRDPGHLALSPIRLRPRQVLCEKCKSTLSPPEASPGPPAIPRPRREPRKAEDPDGGGDTAAKRSKRERRQEARARVPRSPVIKISYSTPQGTGEVVEIPSRVHGSLEPFCPPQAPPGGPDPEAPASIPKLKLTRPLPPSAAPPPPKIRLKPHRPGAGEQEPVYRAELVEELKGCGRGPRAGSPAPLADGSARSGLADSSSGSSGEDDDFKGCPRGEHGRDGLAFLAACPRGTGCAGVSVWSSDSLDESKSSSSEVTSPDLCDLSSGDGASVPASSKDAQPTVPPLTVRLHTQSVSKCVTEDGRTVAVGDIVWGHRQ; from the exons ATGGAGCCGCGGGCCGGCTGCCGGCTGCCCGTGCGGGTGGAGCAGGTCGTCAACGGCGCGCTGCTGGTCACCGTGAGCTGCGGCGAGCGCAGCTTCGCCGGGATCCTGCTGGACTGCACGAAAAA GTCCGGCCTCTTCGGCCTGCCCCCGTCGGCTCCGCCGCCCCAGGCCCAGGACCCGCCTGTCAACGGCTGCCACGGGCCGGCCGCCACGGAGGGGGCCGCAGAGGCGATGCAGCTGGGGACAGGCCCCCCGCCACCTCCCAGTGGGGACCAGGCCCCTGAGACCGTCAGCCCCGAGCCGCCCCTGCTGCCCGCCGGAAGCCTGCCCCCGTTCCCGCCCTATTTTGAAGgcgcccccttccctcccccgctCTGGCTGAGGAACACGTACGGGCAGTGGGTGCCGCAGCCGCCCCCCCGGGGCATCAAGAGGACACGGAGGCGCCTGTCCCGCAACCGCGACCCTGGCCACCTGGCCCTGAGTCCCATCCGCCTGCGGCCCCgccaggtgctctgtgagaagtGCAAGAGCACCCTGAGCCCCCCGGAGGCCAGCCCCGGCCCCCCGGCCATCCCCCGGCCCCGCAGGGAGCCCCGGAAGGCTGAGGACCCCGACGGTGGGGGTGACACCGCCGCCAAGAGGAGCAAGAGGGAGAGGCGGCAGGAGGCGCGGGCCCGGGTCCCCCGGAGCCCGGTCATCAAGATCTCCTACAGCACGCCCCAGGGCACCGGCGAGGTGGTGGAGATCCCCTCCCGCGTGCACGGCTCACTGGAGCCCTTCTGCCCCCCGCAGGCCCCGCCCGGAGGCCCGGACCCCGAGGCGCCTGCCTCCATCCCCAAGCTGAAGCTGACGCGGCCCCTGCCCCCCAGCGCTGCCCCGCCGCCCCCCAAGATCCGCCTGAAGCCCCACCGCCCGGGGGCTGGCGAGCAGGAGCCCGTCTACAGGGCCGAGCTGGTGGAGGAGCTCAAGGGCTGTGGTCGCGGCCCCCGGGCCGGGTCACCCGCGCCCCTGGCTGACGGCTCTGCCCGCTCTGGGCTGGCGGACTCGTCTTCTGGAAGCTCCGGCGAGGACGACGACTTCAAGGGGTGTCCCCGAGGTGAACACGGGCGTGACGGCCTGGCTTTTCTCGCCGCCTGCCCCCGGGGAACTGGCTGTGCCGGCGTGTCGGTGTGGAGTAGCGACAGCCTGGACGAGTCCAAATCGTCCAGCTCGGAAGTGACGTCGCCAGACCTGTGTGACCTCTCGTCTGGCGACGGTGCGTCTGTGCCGGCCTCGTCCAAGGATGCGCAGCCGACGGTCCCACCCCTGACGGTCAGGCTGCACACACAGAGCGTCTCCAAGTGCGTTACCGAGGATGGAAGGACCGTGGCCGTAGGGGACATCGTGTGGG
- the LRRC27 gene encoding leucine-rich repeat-containing protein 27 isoform X2: MEGSSSCRVACGAADPESGAGQARSKPASPSRDAHEGVKGVILSSSAILDLSQSGLHHLEEIFKVLNLRQLHLQQNALCTIPEHSFQWLRNLTWLDLRSNRITALPSGIGCHSAFREENLEEKLKQHIQQLQERRSGFRGSAPLEEIGRPTQDLEIDTVKNKTDKDLEEIVAKDVSDKALLSKICKELLKSQQ; encoded by the exons ATGGAGGGAAGCAGCTCCTGCAGGGTTGCCTGCGGGGCTGCTGATCCGGAGAGCGGCGCTGGTCAGGCTAGGAGCAAGCCTGCATCCCCCTCCAGGGACGCTCACGAGGGTGTCAAGGGAGTCATCCTCTCTTCTTCAGCAATTTTAGACTTGAGTCAAAGTGGTCTTCACCATTTAGAAGAGATCTTTAAAGTTCTCAACCTCAGA CAATTGCACCTTCAGCAAAACGCCCTCTGCACGATTCCTGAACACTCCTTTCAGTGGCTGCGAAACCTCACCTGGCTGGACCTCCGCTCTAACAGGATCACAGCGCTTCCTTCTGGGATCGGCTGTCACAG TGCCTTCCGAGAGGAGAACTTAGAGGAAAAGCTGAAACAGCACATCCAGCAATTGCAGGAACGAAGAAGCGGATTCCGAGGGTCAGCGCCTCTCGAGGAGATAGGGAGGCCCACGCAGGACTTGGAAATT GACACTGTCAAGAATAAGACAGACAAAGACTTGGAGGAAATAGTTGCGAAAGACGTATCTGATAAAGCACTGTtgtccaaaatatgcaaagaactcttaaagagtcaacaataa
- the LRRC27 gene encoding leucine-rich repeat-containing protein 27 isoform X3, giving the protein MEGSSSCRVACGAADPESGAGQARSKPASPSRDAHEGVKGVILSSSAILDLSQSGLHHLEEIFKVLNLRQLHLQQNALCTIPEHSFQWLRNLTWLDLRSNRITALPSGIGCHSAFREENLEEKLKQHIQQLQERRSGFRGSAPLEEIGRPTQDLEIRCLQRNLYSLQIYHGGE; this is encoded by the exons ATGGAGGGAAGCAGCTCCTGCAGGGTTGCCTGCGGGGCTGCTGATCCGGAGAGCGGCGCTGGTCAGGCTAGGAGCAAGCCTGCATCCCCCTCCAGGGACGCTCACGAGGGTGTCAAGGGAGTCATCCTCTCTTCTTCAGCAATTTTAGACTTGAGTCAAAGTGGTCTTCACCATTTAGAAGAGATCTTTAAAGTTCTCAACCTCAGA CAATTGCACCTTCAGCAAAACGCCCTCTGCACGATTCCTGAACACTCCTTTCAGTGGCTGCGAAACCTCACCTGGCTGGACCTCCGCTCTAACAGGATCACAGCGCTTCCTTCTGGGATCGGCTGTCACAG TGCCTTCCGAGAGGAGAACTTAGAGGAAAAGCTGAAACAGCACATCCAGCAATTGCAGGAACGAAGAAGCGGATTCCGAGGGTCAGCGCCTCTCGAGGAGATAGGGAGGCCCACGCAGGACTTGGAAATT CGCTGCCTTCAGAGGAACCTTTATTCTCTCCAAATCTATCATGGAGGGGAGTAA
- the LRRC27 gene encoding leucine-rich repeat-containing protein 27 isoform X4: MQLHLQQNALCTIPEHSFQWLRNLTWLDLRSNRITALPSGIGCHSAFREENLEEKLKQHIQQLQERRSGFRGSAPLEEIGRPTQDLEICLEGTSPLSSAYVTKEEIFKIHTLGSQLKKLEDVLVTCCCINKLLQNKAAGEVDK, translated from the exons ATG CAATTGCACCTTCAGCAAAACGCCCTCTGCACGATTCCTGAACACTCCTTTCAGTGGCTGCGAAACCTCACCTGGCTGGACCTCCGCTCTAACAGGATCACAGCGCTTCCTTCTGGGATCGGCTGTCACAG TGCCTTCCGAGAGGAGAACTTAGAGGAAAAGCTGAAACAGCACATCCAGCAATTGCAGGAACGAAGAAGCGGATTCCGAGGGTCAGCGCCTCTCGAGGAGATAGGGAGGCCCACGCAGGACTTGGAAATT TGCTTAGAGGGAACTTCACCGCTTTCAAGTGCAtatgtcacaaaggaagaaatatttaaaatccatACCCTGGGCTCCCAACTCAAGAAGCTGGAAGATGTGTTAGTTACCTGTTGCTGCATTAACAAGTTACTCCAGAACAAAGCAGCTGGAGAAGTagataaataa
- the LRRC27 gene encoding leucine-rich repeat-containing protein 27 isoform X1, giving the protein MEGSSSCRVACGAADPESGAGQARSKPASPSRDAHEGVKGVILSSSAILDLSQSGLHHLEEIFKVLNLRQLHLQQNALCTIPEHSFQWLRNLTWLDLRSNRITALPSGIGCHSAFREENLEEKLKQHIQQLQERRSGFRGSAPLEEIGRPTQDLEICLEGTSPLSSAYVTKEEIFKIHTLGSQLKKLEDVLVTCCCINKLLQNKAAGEVDK; this is encoded by the exons ATGGAGGGAAGCAGCTCCTGCAGGGTTGCCTGCGGGGCTGCTGATCCGGAGAGCGGCGCTGGTCAGGCTAGGAGCAAGCCTGCATCCCCCTCCAGGGACGCTCACGAGGGTGTCAAGGGAGTCATCCTCTCTTCTTCAGCAATTTTAGACTTGAGTCAAAGTGGTCTTCACCATTTAGAAGAGATCTTTAAAGTTCTCAACCTCAGA CAATTGCACCTTCAGCAAAACGCCCTCTGCACGATTCCTGAACACTCCTTTCAGTGGCTGCGAAACCTCACCTGGCTGGACCTCCGCTCTAACAGGATCACAGCGCTTCCTTCTGGGATCGGCTGTCACAG TGCCTTCCGAGAGGAGAACTTAGAGGAAAAGCTGAAACAGCACATCCAGCAATTGCAGGAACGAAGAAGCGGATTCCGAGGGTCAGCGCCTCTCGAGGAGATAGGGAGGCCCACGCAGGACTTGGAAATT TGCTTAGAGGGAACTTCACCGCTTTCAAGTGCAtatgtcacaaaggaagaaatatttaaaatccatACCCTGGGCTCCCAACTCAAGAAGCTGGAAGATGTGTTAGTTACCTGTTGCTGCATTAACAAGTTACTCCAGAACAAAGCAGCTGGAGAAGTagataaataa
- the PWWP2B gene encoding PWWP domain-containing protein 2B isoform X1, with protein sequence MEPRAGCRLPVRVEQVVNGALLVTVSCGERSFAGILLDCTKKSGLFGLPPSAPPPQAQDPPVNGCHGPAATEGAAEAMQLGTGPPPPPSGDQAPETVSPEPPLLPAGSLPPFPPYFEGAPFPPPLWLRNTYGQWVPQPPPRGIKRTRRRLSRNRDPGHLALSPIRLRPRQVLCEKCKSTLSPPEASPGPPAIPRPRREPRKAEDPDGGGDTAAKRSKRERRQEARARVPRSPVIKISYSTPQGTGEVVEIPSRVHGSLEPFCPPQAPPGGPDPEAPASIPKLKLTRPLPPSAAPPPPKIRLKPHRPGAGEQEPVYRAELVEELKGCGRGPRAGSPAPLADGSARSGLADSSSGSSGEDDDFKGCPRGEHGRDGLAFLAACPRGTGCAGVSVWSSDSLDESKSSSSEVTSPDLCDLSSGDGASVPASSKDAQPTVPPLTVRLHTQSVSKCVTEDGRTVAVGDIVWGKVHGFPWWPARVLDISLSQKEDGEPSWQEAKVSWFGSPTTSFLSISKLSPFSEFFKLRFNRKKKGMYRKAITEAANAAQHVAPEIRELLTQFET encoded by the exons ATGGAGCCGCGGGCCGGCTGCCGGCTGCCCGTGCGGGTGGAGCAGGTCGTCAACGGCGCGCTGCTGGTCACCGTGAGCTGCGGCGAGCGCAGCTTCGCCGGGATCCTGCTGGACTGCACGAAAAA GTCCGGCCTCTTCGGCCTGCCCCCGTCGGCTCCGCCGCCCCAGGCCCAGGACCCGCCTGTCAACGGCTGCCACGGGCCGGCCGCCACGGAGGGGGCCGCAGAGGCGATGCAGCTGGGGACAGGCCCCCCGCCACCTCCCAGTGGGGACCAGGCCCCTGAGACCGTCAGCCCCGAGCCGCCCCTGCTGCCCGCCGGAAGCCTGCCCCCGTTCCCGCCCTATTTTGAAGgcgcccccttccctcccccgctCTGGCTGAGGAACACGTACGGGCAGTGGGTGCCGCAGCCGCCCCCCCGGGGCATCAAGAGGACACGGAGGCGCCTGTCCCGCAACCGCGACCCTGGCCACCTGGCCCTGAGTCCCATCCGCCTGCGGCCCCgccaggtgctctgtgagaagtGCAAGAGCACCCTGAGCCCCCCGGAGGCCAGCCCCGGCCCCCCGGCCATCCCCCGGCCCCGCAGGGAGCCCCGGAAGGCTGAGGACCCCGACGGTGGGGGTGACACCGCCGCCAAGAGGAGCAAGAGGGAGAGGCGGCAGGAGGCGCGGGCCCGGGTCCCCCGGAGCCCGGTCATCAAGATCTCCTACAGCACGCCCCAGGGCACCGGCGAGGTGGTGGAGATCCCCTCCCGCGTGCACGGCTCACTGGAGCCCTTCTGCCCCCCGCAGGCCCCGCCCGGAGGCCCGGACCCCGAGGCGCCTGCCTCCATCCCCAAGCTGAAGCTGACGCGGCCCCTGCCCCCCAGCGCTGCCCCGCCGCCCCCCAAGATCCGCCTGAAGCCCCACCGCCCGGGGGCTGGCGAGCAGGAGCCCGTCTACAGGGCCGAGCTGGTGGAGGAGCTCAAGGGCTGTGGTCGCGGCCCCCGGGCCGGGTCACCCGCGCCCCTGGCTGACGGCTCTGCCCGCTCTGGGCTGGCGGACTCGTCTTCTGGAAGCTCCGGCGAGGACGACGACTTCAAGGGGTGTCCCCGAGGTGAACACGGGCGTGACGGCCTGGCTTTTCTCGCCGCCTGCCCCCGGGGAACTGGCTGTGCCGGCGTGTCGGTGTGGAGTAGCGACAGCCTGGACGAGTCCAAATCGTCCAGCTCGGAAGTGACGTCGCCAGACCTGTGTGACCTCTCGTCTGGCGACGGTGCGTCTGTGCCGGCCTCGTCCAAGGATGCGCAGCCGACGGTCCCACCCCTGACGGTCAGGCTGCACACACAGAGCGTCTCCAAGTGCGTTACCGAGGATGGAAGGACCGTGGCCGTAGGGGACATCGTGTGGGGTAAGGTTCATGGTTTTCCTTGGTGGCCAGCACGTGTCCTGGACATCAGTCTTAGCCAGAAGGAGGACGGGGAGCCCTCCTGGCAAGAAGCGAAAGTCTCATGGTTTGGTTCTCCAACTACATCGTTCTTGTCTATTTCAAAACTCTCCCCTTTCTCTGAATTTTTCAAACTGAGATTTAACCGTAAGAAGAAGGGGATGTATCGGAAAGCTATAACAGAGGCTGCCAATGCCGCCCAACACGTGGCCCCGGAGATAAGGGAGCTCTTAACCCAGTTTGAAACGTAA